The Gossypium hirsutum isolate 1008001.06 chromosome D07, Gossypium_hirsutum_v2.1, whole genome shotgun sequence genome includes the window TGAATCATCTATACACTACTTTAAATAGCCAAGCTACATTAACATATTATACTAACATCTCAATGCCATTGATATTTACATATCtgttcaatttacaacatttgatcatatcacatttcatttcCAAATTGAATCAATTCATTTGTTATCTTTCCATGTCAGCCCTCAGGCTCGTTTAACTAGTTCGCATGGTCtttcacatgcctgtgtggtagCCCGTGTGCTATCGACAGTCCCGTTTCTGACGAAAAAAATgtagaaaagaaaagggttttgaaACCCACCTGTTACACGACGTTGTAAAAGAACCCAAATGCAAATTCCAAGCCTAAAACAAGTTCCAAACGTCTTATTCAATAAAACATTCACAAACACTCAAGTAACAACAATCAATTTTTTGTCAAAACCTTCAACTCACCACGTAAAACAGATGGAAGTCTACTTACCACTGATTTTCTATACACATTCGGTTCTTAAGTAAGGCGAAAAGCATTAGGCGTCTCTTCAGTCTCCCCTAGTGTATCAAAACACAACGAACAACAGGATTATCGCCCATATCGGGATTTTGAAGAATTTCCCTAATTCGCACAATAACACTTTAAAATGGAAATAACCGACCCAATTGCCTTAAAACATACTGGAGCAAGCAATATCACAACTCAATGTAGCAATTACGTAAGACGGGCAGAACTAAAGAAGTTTTAGAAGAATTGTGAACTAAACTaaggaaaaacataaaaaaaatgggaagaaaacaaaaggaacatttaaaatatcaatagAGGGAAGTTGCCATTTAAAAATTCAGATCAGTTTTACGGGAAAGTGCAAAAACGTAAATCCTTGAACCAGCAGACTCATTCTTAACACAAAAGGTacaaaattaaacttaaacaaTGAGTCTTAAACCAAgggttcaaataaataaatttacaaaatttatgtgACTCAAACCTTAGATCTCAAGTGAGCTAACAGAACACACAACCACAAAAGTAGGCACATATTCATCAACACAACTTAATAATAAAAACTCAAAcattggggcgttacaacataTCTTGATAACTTATCAAATCcagttcattttcattttcaaatttcaaagttCAATTTTAACATTTCGCCCAATGGAACCCTAGTAAAACGGACTCGAACATGCAGGTGAACAACACCACACCAAGATAGCTTGTTTGAGCATAAACTACACCACACGAAAGCACCAAAGTGTAAAGCCCGTAGGCATCAAATGTTTATATGTAGTCaaatacatccctccaccaccCCAAGGTCTCCAAAGAGACAGTGAATACTCAATGATctacaacaaatgttggatcccGAAGTAACAGATCATAATCTCCACATCATCAACTAACTTGTATACAAATGCACATATGACCCCattggcatgccaactatatcgtAGCTTTTTGctaagttcacatgggcatcAATCATCCATATTTGCAAAAACGTAATATGTAACCATCACATATCAATTTTCGAATTCATCGATCAAGTTTGAACATAAATCACACTTACAATTAATAATGCATTTAAGTTCTCTTGTCATTCTTCTAGTTACAAATCACTAGATATAGCAACATTCACTTAGAGCAACTCAACTCAATTCATTTATGTTACTAGCCAAGTACGTCAATTTCCACCAAAACCTTAACATAAGTTCAAATAgagataaaaatgaaaataaacacaagCATACTTATTTAACAAAGAAGGGTAGTAAGTTCCATAAGAACTTACCTTTCAAAAAACAAAATGAGTAAATTTCCCAAGGACTACTCCACAAATTTAGCCTTTCTTTTGCAAGCTCCACTTTATCCAATTACTgttttatacaaatatatatacataccaaatcaatatcatATACTAACACACAATAGTTATTCAATGGCTCATAACAACAATGCCTTGAGATGCATGATCCTAATTAATCCCTTTTTCAATACACacatattttgcattttattcaatttagtccttaaacttgggATAATCATATTTTTCTATCCCTAACgttggatcaaattttgatttcacattctttcattagggaccctATACTTTTTATTTGTAGCataatttcatgataggttttctatttattcaatttagtctctattattACAAAGCTAACAAAcaagtttatttaaatttacaatttagtccctatcatGATCTAAGCTTAATAACTCTCaaattcaagcctaattcatcaatttattaacaatgaaaacttactaaaaagttaacaatggaacaaattgatacatgagttagctaaatcaagctctcatggtcatatatctataaaaaatcatgaaaaagggtTTGGTTTTCTTACCAAAGTGGTGGTTGAATGTTTAGCTTAAGCTTAAGGCTTTCTCCCTTTTGCTTCAACAAAGGATGGTGGCAAATGGAGAAAATGAGAATGTTTTCATCTCTCCTCCCActaaccaatatatatatacatatatatatcttaataaagatctaattaatctaatttaattaacttaattaagccttatttatgttaattttattattaaataatctaAGTGAAAAACATCATCAATGTCCACTATCTCATGATGGAAAATGGTTTAATAATCATTTTGACCTTTTTGATTAATTGTAATCTAGGTCTTTAAACATTTTCTTAATTAAAGCTCAATAGCTAttggacttttataatttagtccttgagtTTTAATTAACTGACTTATCGGCTAAATTACTTGACCGttctttattatattatcatattgattctgtaaatatttctattttatatttacaggCTCGGTTACAGAAATAGGGTTCCGAAACTCTTTTTTCGATACCATTGAAAATTAGGCCATTGTAGTCAAATCCActtacctttattatttttagctagtaaaattcatttatatatatacacatcatgGCTCACTTTCACTTTAAATGCACCTTAAAAAATCTATCATTCTCCTCTCATTATTGCTTTCCTCTTTTGAGTTTGTAGAGTATTTTTTGTTGTGATTTTATGTTCCCATTTTATAATGGAAAAACTTGTTAAATCTTGGGAGATATGCTATACAACGAAATATCCTTAAGGATAGTGTCTAGCACACTTCAAGCTATTCAACTCATATTCTTAGTTCATTAATTTGGTGTACTATTTGCCAACAAATTTTCAACCCAACAACGAATGTGTACTTGCAAACTATTCGAAtagtttaaaaaagaaaattttaatttatctcGATTATCTTTTAGCAAAGAGTGACTCAAATTGtccatgaaataaatgaaaaagcggttaaaattttatattgatatattaAGATTTAGGATTGAagttaacattttttttcttaaattgtaATGTAAATTTagattattgaatttttatttatttaaatttaatatatcatttaaattaattgaaaCGTGAATTTGAGCGATATTAAGTTACTCTTTATTATATAAACGAACTATTAATTGAACGTAGTAAACAATTCAACTTTTATATCGAATTGAGATTAGACAACACTTTTGGTGTCAGTTGTGATGTCTATGTTACATCTTCTTCTCCCATGATGCTGACCACAAGCTCTCGCAGACGTCAGTAGTGATGTGAGGCAGCCGATAGACATGTTGTTATCATATATTAgtaaaagtgaccagcaattttCCATTTGAGGGACCAAGGTCCATTTATGATTTATCTCTCTCCGATTCTGTTTTAATTCGACTTAAGACATGAATTAAGTTGTGACTTCATTTTCGTATTAAAAACTTAATTTGAGATAAACAACTCACATACCTAAGCAATACAAATGCTGGTATTGTGCAGATTTTCTGCTGATATTTGTAGATGATTCCGATGCTAAATAGCTTATTTAGTAGATATAGATAAGAACAAATATTATACTGACTTTTAAAGCAACACATTTATCATAAATGTTGGGATCAAACTAAGAGTAATGATATACATCTATCTGGATCTACAATTAAAACAAGGCATAGAGAGAAGAGTTAAAATGGATCCCAATCATTTCGTCTCGGTGTTCTACAATGGTGCCGACATCATTAAGTAATAACATAAGATTAATGATAAAGGGCAAGAAGTGTCGGTGCCTGAAAAATATCAATTGCTGAATATAGATATTTGTGTTTTGTATGGTGCAGGTATGGCAGTATGACAGTTGCCACACACATGATAATTCACATGCCTACACACCTGCAACCATTGAATATAAACTTTTTTTGTCTTTTAAACCTTTCTTAAGTGCTCGTGCAGTACTAGAATTTGCCCATGTATTGACCATCTAATGTCTATACAACTTGATTTTGATCTTCGGTAAGGATTAATTCAACGAAGATCTGACCCTTGGTCAAAACAAGGAAACCGAGGCAAGATCTAAGGGAGTCGACCATGGTGAAAGTTTCTTGGGAGATTGAAGCTTTCTCTCCAAATAATCACAAATTAGAAGAAGTAAATAAGTCTAAATCTTGAGCAAGAATAAGTCGACAATCCCTCTAAGAAAGAGAGTAGCCATTAGTTAGGATAGAAGAAAGAGAGTCAATATCTTCTTCGCTTGTATATATGTGATCTTTTTAGCACATAATTAGGGTAAGATCTCTAGCTTATACCGCTCAGCCCTTGTGCTCTAAGTAAGGTCATGTTTTCGAATTAAACATTAACTTGTTATTTAAAACCATCACTAGTTGATTGAGTGTCAATTCCATTACTATCAGCATTCCTGTTAATGCAAAAGGATGTGGATTCAAATACGTTGTaacgcattattctcctatttaaagGTTGGGGAGGGCTATGGATAGTTCTaagtattgtatcaaaaagagtaCTAGGAATGAGATATCATATCTATATTGTGGATAGTATTTATCCACCTTATTCAATTCTAGACATATTTGGATCACATCCAAACTTGAATTCGTCCCACATCCAAACATGTTTTCAATAGTTTAATGTCACATTAGTAATTTCAtcctgaatttcaggattttcagttcgatttgatttttttcaaggTAAAAATACTGAGAAATTACTGATATAGTATTaaactattggaaagggataatATCCCTATTTCAAACAATTATTTCTCGTCTATAGAATAATAAacccgaataaaattttaacaaaatttcattttatcaCAAAAGAGTATAGTTTTGAAacgaaataaaaattttaaaaaacgcATCCACCTATTCTAATTGTTTTggaagtaataaaaatttatttcatttaaaataaaaatggtttttattgtagtgaattatttttaaaggttaatatgtagtttgtcTTTTGAATTTATCCAAAAGTACTTAGTTtactacttaatttttttttacctagGTGATATTTGGACTTGTATTCTATCACCTAGATTGGTATCTCTAGACTAACACCGTTAATTTCTATTAACATGACACTAATAATCAATCTGCCGGTGACACATGGTAGTTTCTCAATATGTCACGTGgtaaatataaatttcaaaaattaaaaaaattcaaatatatataaattaaaaaaatattttttttcacataaaaaatgaacctgaacaaaaaaaaactcttatttgtttatttatttttaaagattcaaaaaataatttatgttcgTTAAATGGCATACTGAGAAGCTTTCATGTGTTATCACCCGATTGGTTATCAGTGTCACATTACCAAAAACTAAAGATGTTAGTGCGGAGGTACCAACCTAGATGAAAAACAAGTTCAGATGTCAACTAgatacacaaaaaaataaaaaagagttcAAGTACCAACTAAGTACTTTTGGACAAGTTCAAAgaacaaactacatattaaccctatttttaatattaaaataaattcttttatttaacaCTATTTTAATAATTGGTGTCGTAAGATTCTAATATTTTCTTTACACATAATTGTACTATCAAacccaaattttatttttgtagttCAAATattgttgttttaaaaaaataattaatcgagATATAAACTAATTGAATCGAGAATCAATGGTTTGACCGATTCAACCATTGGTCGAGTTATTAGAACATTGCATGTAATGCTCTAAGATTGTATCATGTCATCACCTAAAAtttgtataataaaaaataatttttaaataataatataatacaatCTTAGAATGTTCCGTTATCaaccttttatatttttgaaattcaaGAACCAAGATGAGTGTAATTGTCAATTTTAAGTAAcgaaatagattaaaaaaaatataggaaTCAAAATATACGTAATTACCAAATTTAGggacaaaaattatattatccatataattgaaattgaaaaataacACAATTATAGCATCACATTTCTAGTTACTACTGTCAATTAAATCTtcattttcgttttttttaatgaaactttATTCACGTTTCAATTGGTAGAGAGAGACAGAGAAGATAGTCGGTGGGATATTTTCTCTTTTCAATTCAGTCTTAATTGGATTGGCATTAATATTATTGTCAGTGCAGAAGAACGTGAGTTTAAGTACATTGAAGCGTATTATTCTTATATTTAAAAGTTgggaataattcaattttattattataaaaaaaaagacaattatatgttaattcttttttttagttCAACGGAATATAAGTTAATTCAAGTGATATATAcaaatacatgtgtatttataCATAtgtcataataataaatttagtctttaatatttatatattttgtcaatttgatttttttaagttaaatttgaccattaatctttaaaaaaaagttgattcgttttttttaaacataaatattgactaaaacattaatttttttaataatgttagcGTAACAATCGTTGTGACAGTCTATATATACTTCATGTTGACATAACACTATTTATCTTGTATATCACGTCaacaaataatttgaaaattataaaagaaatagtcaaaataaaaaataaaaaaagtttcataaaagaatttttttttaaaaaagtaacatGAAGTGCACGTAGATTGTCAATTTACCGTGCAAGCTGCCATATTTAAAGATTTAACCCTTTAGTcggtatttctattaaaaaataaaatttcaactcTTTTTTGAAATGTTAATAATCAAATGTAGCTAAaaaaaaaataaggatcaaattaaccaaaaaatacatacattaaaAGCTAAATTGAGCATTATCCTAATCTACACTTAGAATTTAGCACAAGCAACTCTGTAAATTCTTCAATTTCGAAGAAACTAAATTTCTAGATGTAAAATTAatcggtaaaagtatcatggaagctcttatattaggagtcaaatcatattttattatttttactcaaaaaattggtaaattagtccatatacgttagatcaaaaagcaaacaaatccttctgttaaaaatttcattcatttctactattaaaaattggtttttATATATCGGAATAAGGTACATGTAATATATCAAGTTAAACTGTCTAATTATTTTGTCAACCATGTCAATTTTTAgtagtaaaaatggatgaaatatttttaacaaaaaatcaaaaatcactctttaatctaacatatacGAGGACTAATTTGTAGTACAAGGTCTTTCATAGTAATTTTACCAAGATATGTTTTTCATTTACTAAATGAAAAACTACCATGAATTCAAGCATGTTTCATCttataatatgtataaataaacAGCATAAGTAGATCGCGGAGAAATTAAGCAGGAAATACAGAATTACAACactagatatatatatgtatatataaatctGAGTCTTGCTAAAGAAGAAAATCATAATACAATATTGAAACAAGTCAAACTGCAAATCTGGGATTCTCAAGTCCatggaagaaaaaaagaagattaGAGAGAGATGAGGCCTTCCCTGACAAGCAAACCAAACATGAGAACGAGGAGACCAACAGTGACACACTGAGTTGGGGAGACGAAGGTCTGCGAATATGCTGATAAAGTCACTGCTGCTCCAACTATTCCGATCAACAAAGAGCTCATGTTTTGATtcatctcttctttttttcttcgtCTGTGGCTGAAGATTGAAGAATGTGAAGGAAGTGATGAAAAAGTCTTCTGTCTTTTTGGGTACCCTTTCGTCCTTCCTATTGGGTTTTATGACTTTCACTCAATCAATTTATAAAAGTCAACCCTTTTTGGGATCTTCGAcgccttttccatttttttaattaaaacatttaattaagttttataaggactaaattataaacttATGGAGAATACAacaacttataacatattttaaccaaattataaTATTGCTCAACCACTCCTACCATTTTACGCCTTAACTAGAAATCAAGCTACATGTTTAGATTGGTTTAGTTTTttaataagatttttttattcacatctatttactaattaattttttttttaaaataataaattatataaaaaaatataaatattattaatatttacatttcttatataatttattatattttgaataataaaactaGGCTATCGAGCTAGACTTAGCCAAGCCGTAACTTAACTTGTGGGTACTTTCACCACTATCTACTTTACTCGTATTTAGACTTGCCCATGGGTCGACCCGAGTCTTGACTGAATTTTAGATCCGCTTGATTCGGGTCTGGCCAAATCCAAAAAATGGGTATAAAATTTTCTCCAAATCCGGcccatattatattttttatataatttttaaaaatatattaacaccccaaaaatactaaaaacattaaaataaatatttaccaatGTATAAGCCCAATAATGCCTGGGCCCGTACAATAACCCAAAATAGAAAATTGGGCTCATCTTAATCCAGCTACGAAGCCCAATTGGCTTAAGGCATCAGAAACCCTAGCAGGTAATGATAGGTTTAGCGCCGCAGCCCTCCGCCTCTAGCAACTCCAATCAGCGCATGTTTCGGAGCCCACTCCCTCCCCCGCGCCGTTTGCTCCACGATTTCCTGCAAAAACAGACTCAAAGAGTCCGATTGagataaaacaacaaaaataattagtagatattttatttgttcttttttcttttcgattttttGGGCTATAAAAGCCTTTTCAAATCTGTAAAAAGGGGAGGGATCTTTTGAGAGAAAAAATTCAATACAGAACAgaaaattcaagtttttttaaggtgattcttttaattttttttgcagtgaccatcatcttttttttcccttttatctTCGGCCAGAAGCATCGACCGGTGCCACCTCCGTCGCGATCGGAAATGTGGCGCACGGTTGAACGGCGGCGCGACGGCTTGGGtatgaaaccctagcagagaacaAAAGGGGgtgcatttttttttgttttaaaatgggttatgattttttttaaaaggaa containing:
- the LOC107940765 gene encoding uncharacterized protein, with the translated sequence MNQNMSSLLIGIVGAAVTLSAYSQTFVSPTQCVTVGLLVLMFGLLVREGLISL